A stretch of the Capsicum annuum cultivar UCD-10X-F1 chromosome 8, UCD10Xv1.1, whole genome shotgun sequence genome encodes the following:
- the LOC107879268 gene encoding extensin, with protein MSNQRPFSWFRLAPFGRQVQPTPAPAPAPPTTPRPRAFRAPAPQPFRPPAPQPRPTIRPTAPAVTAPPPTAPTRALFPGTTTTQQPVPKSPTPSTAPGSPAKSIPATSVPASPIIKVVPSSSPTSPTLLPITSSSFNLRSPETKTSKPAASPPKTAPPAATTTTATAPTAATTTLSSRIVKPSSESPPKHPEIKPLFHPPAQARAAPQEEKKLMLGQETAGYSKMKEKSAMDNKKVTKFEKLPRRVVTLIGENKGAIMLLNPNSTKKSYTNVFGGKSQTVGKKEDGEMGSKKKKEDQNDMNIMEMDESTLFINSNVQGVNNSILDDSSFTDHDPGFHIFFSTD; from the coding sequence ATGTCTAACCAAAGACCATTTTCATGGTTCCGGTTGGCTCCTTTCGGTCGCCAAGTGCAACCAACTCCAGCTCCAGCTCCAGCTCCACCAACAACCCCTCGGCCAAGAGCATTTCGAGCTCCGGCTCCACAGCCATTTAGGCCTCCTGCCCCTCAGCCTCGGCCAACCATTCGACCAACTGCACCTGCTGTCACCGCTCCTCCACCTACTGCTCCAACTCGAGCATTGTTCCCTGGCACTACTACGACTCAGCAGCCTGTACCAAAATCCCCAACACCGTCCACTGCTCCTGGCTCTCCAGCCAAATCAATACCTGCTACATCTGTCCCTGCTTCTCCCATCATCAAGGTGGTTCCTTCTTCATCACCTACATCTCCCACACTTCTCCCAATCACTTCCTCTTCTTTCAACTTAAGAAGCCCTGAAACCAAAACATCGAAACCAGCAGCATCACCACCTAAAACTGCACCTCCAGCTGCCACCACCACCACTGCCACTGCTCCTACTGCTGCAACCACAACCTTATCTTCAAGAATTGTCAAGCCTTCGAGCGAATCTCCACCAAAGCATCCCGAAATaaagcctctatttcatccaccAGCTCAAGCACGGGCAGCTCCACAAGAAGAGAAGAAACTAATGCTGGGGCAAGAAACCGCTGGGTATTCTAAGATGAAAGAGAAATCTGCTATGGATAACAAGAAAGTTACCAAGTTTGAAAAACTACCAAGGAGGGTGGTTACACTGATTGGCGAAAACAAAGGAGCGATAATGCTACTGAATCCGAATTCCACCAAGAAATCTTATACTAATGTCTTCGGAGGTAAGTCCCAAACTGTTGGCAAGAAAGAAGACGGAGAAATGGggtcgaagaagaagaaggaagatcaaAATGACATGAACATAATGGAGATGGATGAGTCTACTTTGTTCATTAACAGTAATGTACAAGGAGTGAACAATTCAATTTTAGACGATTCAAGTTTCACTGACCATGATCCTGGTTTCCACATCTTCTTCTCAACGGATTAA